The Triticum aestivum cultivar Chinese Spring chromosome 7B, IWGSC CS RefSeq v2.1, whole genome shotgun sequence genome window below encodes:
- the LOC123162331 gene encoding uncharacterized protein, with protein sequence MEADGRKERETTAAAAQIYRGAASLGVSVQEGLQHAKASVVGSVQQAMAGSEEEAAQADLRAAKAQVEATDEAEAKKKHLAG encoded by the coding sequence ATGGAGGCCGACGGGAGGAAGGAGCGCgagacaacggcggcggcggcgcagattTACAGGGGCGCGGCGTCGTTGGGCGTGTCCGTGCAGGAGGGGCTGCAGCACGCCAAGGCCAGCGTGGTCGGCTCGGTGCAGCAGGCGATGGCGGGgagcgaggaggaggcggcgcaggcGGACCTGCGCGCGGCCAAGGCGCAGGTGGAGGCCACCGACGAGGCCGAGGCCAAGAAGAAGCACCTCGCCGGTTGA